From Candidatus Woesearchaeota archaeon, one genomic window encodes:
- a CDS encoding tyrosine-type recombinase/integrase — protein MNYEKILIKLSEEMILSGFSKETKKNYMYNTSKFFLWLRVNSKEINNQTLKEYFLYLDSKKYDRNTIRLKRSVINYLFKRILKLDIYLDDIPMPKKKNDIPKVLNKEEIKIIIENITNYKHKLIVITMYSSGLRLSELINLKREDLNFKQNIITIRNSKNRKDRITLFSKNLKDELSEYILRKEFKTKYLFESNRDSKYTKKSIQEIIRKASKPLNKHVTPHMLRHSFATHLLESGTDIRLIQKLLGHSKIETTTIYTKVANNSLINIKSPFDD, from the coding sequence ATGAATTATGAAAAAATATTAATTAAATTGTCTGAAGAGATGATATTGTCAGGATTTAGTAAAGAAACAAAAAAGAATTATATGTATAATACTAGTAAATTCTTCTTATGGTTGAGAGTTAATTCTAAAGAAATTAATAATCAAACTTTAAAAGAGTATTTTTTATATTTGGATTCAAAGAAATATGATAGGAATACTATTAGATTAAAGAGGTCAGTGATTAATTATTTGTTTAAAAGAATACTTAAATTAGATATTTATTTAGATGATATTCCTATGCCAAAAAAGAAGAATGATATTCCTAAAGTGCTAAATAAAGAGGAAATTAAAATAATTATTGAGAATATAACAAATTACAAACATAAACTAATAGTTATAACTATGTATTCTTCAGGATTGAGACTTTCTGAACTTATTAATTTAAAGAGAGAAGATTTAAACTTTAAACAAAATATAATTACAATTCGTAATAGTAAGAATAGAAAAGATAGAATTACGCTATTTTCTAAAAATCTTAAGGATGAATTATCAGAATATATTTTAAGGAAAGAGTTTAAGACAAAATATTTATTTGAAAGTAATAGAGATTCTAAATACACAAAAAAATCTATCCAAGAGATAATACGAAAAGCATCAAAGCCACTAAATAAACATGTAACTCCACATATGCTTAGGCATTCTTTTGCAACACATCTTCTTGAGAGTGGAACAGATATAAGACTCATTCAAAAACTACTAGGACATTCGAAAATTGAGACTACAACAATTTATACAAAAGTTGCTAATAATTCTTTAATTAATATCAAATCACCTTTTGATGATTAA
- a CDS encoding RNA-guided pseudouridylation complex pseudouridine synthase subunit Cbf5: MNKQELLVKNKEKPSLKFGKDPYHRTLNELFERGVISIDKDAGPTSHQTVDYLKKVLKIDKAGHSGTLDPKVTGLLATGLGRGTRLMEYMLKSNKEYICLMYVHKPVTQQQIEDVLKKFTGKIMQLPPIISAIKRELREREIYYINLLDVKDEGQNVLFRVGCQHGTYIRKLCSDMGDYLEVGAQMKELRRTKAGPFKEENNMVSLDKLRNLYELYNSEKDEKTKEIYEKELRTYIKPYEEALSDFKKVIVRDNAVSSIAHGADLAIPGVAKLDDGIEIGEEIAMLTQRGELIAMGIAYLSSKNVMKKKKGAFIKTNKVFIEPDYYPEVWKFEKQEEEN; the protein is encoded by the coding sequence ATGAACAAACAAGAATTACTTGTAAAAAATAAGGAAAAACCTTCTTTGAAATTTGGAAAAGACCCTTATCATAGAACACTTAACGAATTATTCGAAAGAGGAGTTATTTCAATTGACAAAGACGCAGGTCCTACCTCTCATCAAACAGTAGATTATTTAAAAAAAGTTTTGAAAATAGATAAAGCTGGACATTCAGGAACACTTGACCCTAAAGTAACTGGACTATTAGCAACAGGACTAGGCAGAGGAACAAGATTAATGGAGTATATGTTAAAATCAAATAAAGAATATATTTGTTTAATGTATGTCCACAAACCTGTAACTCAACAGCAAATTGAAGATGTTTTAAAGAAATTTACTGGCAAAATTATGCAACTACCTCCAATTATTAGTGCTATTAAAAGAGAACTAAGGGAAAGAGAAATTTATTATATTAATTTATTAGATGTTAAAGATGAGGGTCAAAATGTATTATTTAGAGTAGGATGTCAGCATGGAACTTATATTAGAAAACTATGTTCTGATATGGGAGACTATTTAGAAGTGGGAGCTCAAATGAAAGAGTTAAGAAGAACTAAAGCAGGACCATTCAAAGAAGAAAATAATATGGTTTCTTTAGACAAATTAAGAAATCTTTACGAATTATACAACTCTGAAAAAGATGAAAAGACAAAAGAAATCTATGAAAAAGAACTAAGAACTTACATTAAACCATACGAAGAAGCCCTATCTGACTTCAAAAAAGTAATTGTAAGAGATAATGCAGTATCATCAATTGCTCATGGAGCAGATTTAGCAATCCCTGGAGTTGCAAAATTAGATGATGGCATTGAAATAGGTGAAGAAATTGCAATGCTAACTCAAAGAGGCGAATTAATTGCCATGGGAATTGCATACTTATCCTCAAAAAATGTAATGAAAAAAAAGAAAGGAGCATTCATCAAAACAAACAAAGTATTCATAGAACCAGATTATTATCCTGAAGTTTGGAAATTTGAAAAACAAGAAGAAGAAAATTAA